DNA sequence from the Fimbriimonadaceae bacterium genome:
GCTTCGCAGGCATAGACGCCATCGCGAGGAACTGCTTGATTGAATGAGCGAGCGAGGTTTGCAGTGGGGTAGCCGATCGTCCGACCTAATCTCTGTCCCGGCACAACCACGCCAAATAGCTCGAACGGTCTCCCCAGCCAGCGTCTGGCATGCTCAACCCTCCCATCCAAAATCGCAGCGCGAATCGCACTACTGCTTACCCGCAAACCATCAAGCTCAAACGGAGGGACAATGGTGGTCTCGATACGCTCCTTGAGCCATTCTGCGGTACCAAGACGCCCGTGCCCAAATGCAAAGTCGTGTCCGACAACTATCGCGCTCGCTCGCAGCTTATTCACCAAGATTGTCTGATAAAAATCTTCGGCGGAGGTCTGGCTTAGATCGTACGTAAAGGGGAGCATGACGGTGACGGCAACGCTCAGGCTCTCAAACATTCTCAGATTGGCTGGGATTGAAGCGATGGCAGGTGGGCAACGCTCGGGTGCGAGAACGGCAGCGGGATGTCGGTCAAAGGTAACGAGGATCGCGGGCTCTTGGGCTTCGCGGGCGTGGCTCACCGACTGCCGTATGACCGCTTGGTGTCCGAGATGGACCCCATCGAACGTACCCACACAGACAAGAGCTTTTGGCCACTCCGCCTGAAGTTGGTCGACACCGAAGTGAACCTGCATGCAGGCACGATTTTACCGAGACTTGCGCGAAAGCCACACGCGCTGCAGGATGAGGACAATACCCAGGAAGCCGACTTGAACAAAAAGAGTCGCTATTAGAGTGTCCCAACGATGCCAGATGTAGAGCGTTTTCCCAAGCTCGCTCACAACCTGAATCGAGTCCTTCGAGGTAGTCGCCATGGAGACGATCATTGCCATTAACGCGATGTGCATGGGTGGCAAGAGCAACAGGTGCCAGCGATTCAACCGCCTGGGTTCGAACATTGGTCTCATCAGGCTGCTGAGAAGTGCAACGGCGCAGCTGCCAGCTCCGGGAACGGTGATAGAGAGGAGCAATGATTGATCTGTGAGGCCGGAGATTTCCGCGCGAAGCGACCACCATGCGACTGGGATACTTGCGATGAGCAAGACAATGGATAACGCAACGGCAAAACCCAACCCGTGGTCTTGCTTCATCCGTGTTTACTCCGGAACATCGTCGGGGCTGACTTCGGTGGATTGCACGTTCTCGACCTGAATCTGATCGTAAATCTCTTTGCGATGGACGGCAACATTTTTCGGAGCGCGTATCCCAAGCCGGACCTGTTCGCCACGGACTTCAAGCACGACAACTTCTACTTCGTCTCCGATGATAATGCTCTGATGTACTTTTCGCGTCAGAACCAGCATGCTCGTTCGCCCTCCGTGGCTGTAGTGAGCCGGAACCGCTCCAAGCTCAGTCCTTACACTATACTCCGGACTGAGCCTGGCTAGGTTGAAAAACCGCTACGCAGCGGTAACAGCAGGCTGTTTTTGAGACGCCTGGAGTGTAACACTGCTCGTCTCGACGACGAACTGTCGGCCTTGCCGATTCTCGAGGTTGATGACGATTGGCCCAGCAAGGTTGAGCGTGAGCTTGTCTGGCTCGCCCTTGGGGATGGAGACAGTCGTGAGAAGCATCATTGATGTCTCCGCTGTGATCTGCATCTCAAACGTGTCTTCATCCTCAATCTCGACGGAATAGCCGTCGATAAACTGCGACGGATCCGCAACCAAAAAGGCGATAGCCGGTTCCTCGATGGACTGTAGCCATCGGAACTTGCTCTCAGGTTTGTGAGAGACGATAAGAAAGTGTGTGAGGTGATCGAATCCAATCATTCCGCGATCAAACTCGATCACGTCTTCATTGAGATATTCGACACTTCCGAAACGTGTGCCGCTAAGTTGATTTATGCTCATGGTTATCACTGAATAAAGTCCATCAGACTGAGCCTAAATCCCTGGCTCGCGACATTGAGGGCCGCGGTGTACGCGGTTTCGGCGGCTTGATACTTCATGATCGCCTCCGCCATGTCGACTTCTTCCGTGTCGGAAATCGCTTTTGTAAATTCGTCGGACCGGCGTTGCATCATTGCGAGACCAGTTTCGACTTCTTTGAGCTTTGCGCCCACCTTTCCACGCTCATAGTTAAAGCCATCCATCGCGCCTTGAAGCGCAGGAATGTCTATTCCGCTCAGAGCGCCTGTGTCACCCGAGGTGAGGTGATTCTTGAGCTCTTCGAGATTGTTGTAGGCATCCGCCATCTTTTGAGCAACGACCGAGTTGATCTGGATCGTCTGCCCTGGCGCACTCTCGACAAAGACTTGCGTATTGCCTCCGTTCACTTGGACGACACCGCCAACCAGTGTCAAGGGTTGTTGATCGGAGGTCTGTCCCGCAAAGAGATACTTTCCGTTCGGTCCACGACTGTTTGCCGTATCCAAGAGCCTCTTCTGGATCTGTTGAATCTCTTCAACCATACCAACTCTGCTTGTCTGATCGGTAGCGCCGTTCGCTCCTGATACGGCGAGTTGATAGGCACGGCGCAAACCGGTGACGGTTTCCTCAAGCGCGCTTTCCGTGAACTTCATGAAGGTCGCTCCTGTTTGGAGGTTCTTCATGTACTGATTCGAGGCGTCGCGCATGTTTCCGAGCTTGAGGATATTGCCGGTACCGAACGGATCGTCGCTTGGCTGGTTCACCCGCTTTCCAGTGGTCACGGCACGTTGGGCGGCAAGATAGCTCTCTTGCGCCTTCGCGATGTCTCGCGAGTACGTTTCGTATTGGTATGCCGTAGAAATTCTCATTGCTTACCCCAGTGAAATTACCGGTTACCGGACCATATTGATAATATCTTCGGTTACTTGGTCGAGGATTGAGAGGGTCTTGGCTGCAGCTTGGTAGCTTCGCTGAAGTTTGAGCATGTTTGCCATCTCATCATCGAGCGATACTCCGCTGATGCTTTGTATCTGCGTTTGGATTTGCGCGATCACTGCCCCTTGAGTTCCGTAGGCCGACGCAGCGGCTTGACTATCGCGTCCGACTTGGGCCACGTAGTCACTGTAGAACCCTCCAAAGGTGAGGTTTCCAAGCCCCGCTTGGGTGGCGTCTCGGAGCTGAGACAACGAAAGGGCAAGGTAGCCATCTCCGAGATTTCCAGAGGTTCCGCTGGAGATATTGTTCGGATCGTTTTGGATGAGTTTTTCGAGCTTAAAGTCCATCGCTCCCGTCGAAGCAGGATCGAAGAAGGCGATATTGGTCGTGCCATTCGGGTTGGTGCCCGCGAGGTGCATGGAATTAACCCGATCACGAAGCTCGTTTGCGAAGGTATCCAGTTTTCCTTGGTAGCTCGCAACCTGGTTGAGGGTATCGAAGATGCCCCTGAGCTTTCCAGACTTCACGGCAAACGACGTCATCCCGTTCGAGACGGTGTTTGTCGAGAGGTCATAGGTTCTTGGTATTCCATGAGCCCCACCAGCATCGACCAACGAGAATTGGCCCATGTACACCACGTAAGAGCCGTCATCCTGCTCGAATGTGTTGACGGGCACGAGTTTCCCAAGTTGCTCGACAGCCTGATCACGCTGATCGAGGAGGTCACTGGCTGCGCCATTCACGCCTCCCTTCTGCTTAATTTCAAGGTTGAGCTGGGAAATCCGCTTTGCCAAGTCGTCGATTTGGTTAAAGGTTGAGTTCAGTTCGCCAATCGCCTGAGTGCTTACTCGGCTGTAGTCATTCGAGAGATTGCGAATGCGCATGGACAGGGTGTCGCCCGCAGTCTGAACCTGTCGTCGTGCCTCGGCGTCGCTCGGGTTTGAGGCGAGCCCCGACCAAGCGTTCCAGAACTTGTTCAGTGCATCGTTGATCCCGTTCGGCCCAGGCTCGTTGAGCAGTGGCTCGATCTGCTGCATCGACGATGCGAGCGTTTGGTAACGTCCCAAGTCCGCCTGTGCACCAACGCTTCTCTCTTGCAAAAACATATCGCGAATGCGATTAACACCGCTAATGGTAATGCCATTGCCGAGCCCGAATGGCTGCCCCGCTCCGAAGAACGTCGTTGGCTGCATCTGGGCGTACTCGACCGTTTGTCGCGAATAGCC
Encoded proteins:
- the csrA gene encoding carbon storage regulator CsrA; the protein is MLVLTRKVHQSIIIGDEVEVVVLEVRGEQVRLGIRAPKNVAVHRKEIYDQIQVENVQSTEVSPDDVPE
- the flgK gene encoding flagellar hook-associated protein FlgK, yielding MPNAFHGIGMMSQALRAFQRGLDVTGHNIANVNTVGYSRQTVEYAQMQPTTFFGAGQPFGLGNGITISGVNRIRDMFLQERSVGAQADLGRYQTLASSMQQIEPLLNEPGPNGINDALNKFWNAWSGLASNPSDAEARRQVQTAGDTLSMRIRNLSNDYSRVSTQAIGELNSTFNQIDDLAKRISQLNLEIKQKGGVNGAASDLLDQRDQAVEQLGKLVPVNTFEQDDGSYVVYMGQFSLVDAGGAHGIPRTYDLSTNTVSNGMTSFAVKSGKLRGIFDTLNQVASYQGKLDTFANELRDRVNSMHLAGTNPNGTTNIAFFDPASTGAMDFKLEKLIQNDPNNISSGTSGNLGDGYLALSLSQLRDATQAGLGNLTFGGFYSDYVAQVGRDSQAAASAYGTQGAVIAQIQTQIQSISGVSLDDEMANMLKLQRSYQAAAKTLSILDQVTEDIINMVR
- a CDS encoding bifunctional riboflavin kinase/FAD synthetase, giving the protein MQVHFGVDQLQAEWPKALVCVGTFDGVHLGHQAVIRQSVSHAREAQEPAILVTFDRHPAAVLAPERCPPAIASIPANLRMFESLSVAVTVMLPFTYDLSQTSAEDFYQTILVNKLRASAIVVGHDFAFGHGRLGTAEWLKERIETTIVPPFELDGLRVSSSAIRAAILDGRVEHARRWLGRPFELFGVVVPGQRLGRTIGYPTANLARSFNQAVPRDGVYACEAQTDFGVFRAAVGIGVRPTIESDGQRTIEAYLLDFPGTSLYGTSMSLRFLKRLRNEERFDSVEALKVQMESDVALARIAG
- the flgL gene encoding flagellar hook-associated protein FlgL — translated: MRISTAYQYETYSRDIAKAQESYLAAQRAVTTGKRVNQPSDDPFGTGNILKLGNMRDASNQYMKNLQTGATFMKFTESALEETVTGLRRAYQLAVSGANGATDQTSRVGMVEEIQQIQKRLLDTANSRGPNGKYLFAGQTSDQQPLTLVGGVVQVNGGNTQVFVESAPGQTIQINSVVAQKMADAYNNLEELKNHLTSGDTGALSGIDIPALQGAMDGFNYERGKVGAKLKEVETGLAMMQRRSDEFTKAISDTEEVDMAEAIMKYQAAETAYTAALNVASQGFRLSLMDFIQ
- the fliW gene encoding flagellar assembly protein FliW — protein: MSINQLSGTRFGSVEYLNEDVIEFDRGMIGFDHLTHFLIVSHKPESKFRWLQSIEEPAIAFLVADPSQFIDGYSVEIEDEDTFEMQITAETSMMLLTTVSIPKGEPDKLTLNLAGPIVINLENRQGRQFVVETSSVTLQASQKQPAVTAA